A region of Allocoleopsis franciscana PCC 7113 DNA encodes the following proteins:
- the cobU gene encoding bifunctional adenosylcobinamide kinase/adenosylcobinamide-phosphate guanylyltransferase, whose product MTIYTSQIILVTGPARSGKSEWAEDLARQTAQSVIYVATAIANPDDVEWLTRIETHQQRRPVEWTTQLVPVELAATIRDYGDSGCCLLVDSLGTWVANLLEQDEADWEKTLQDLLNSLVQTTGYVIFVAEETGWGVVPAYPIGRLFRDRLGELVRKIGIIANTVYLVTGGHVLNLSALGSPLQK is encoded by the coding sequence ATGACAATTTATACCTCTCAAATCATCTTAGTCACAGGGCCAGCGCGGTCTGGGAAAAGTGAGTGGGCAGAAGACTTGGCAAGACAAACTGCTCAATCGGTGATTTATGTGGCAACTGCGATCGCTAATCCTGATGATGTAGAATGGCTTACTCGGATCGAAACGCATCAGCAGCGACGCCCAGTGGAGTGGACAACTCAGTTGGTGCCCGTGGAGTTGGCGGCAACCATCCGAGACTATGGGGATAGCGGTTGCTGTCTGTTGGTTGATTCTCTTGGAACTTGGGTCGCCAATTTATTAGAACAGGATGAGGCGGATTGGGAAAAAACGTTACAAGATTTATTGAACAGTCTGGTACAAACCACTGGTTATGTAATTTTTGTAGCAGAGGAGACCGGTTGGGGGGTTGTGCCGGCTTATCCGATTGGTCGATTATTTCGCGATCGCCTGGGAGAATTAGTCCGTAAGATAGGTATCATTGCTAACACCGTCTACTTAGTAACTGGAGGTCATGTGCTCAATCTCAGTGCCCTGGGATCACCCCTCCAAAAGTAG
- a CDS encoding glycosyltransferase family 2 protein: MAFATSKIPISVLIPAKNEEANLPACLESLSRADEVFVVDSQSSDRSVEIAEQYGATVVQFHFDGRWPKKKNWSLENLPFRHEWVLIVDCDERIPPELWEEIEAAIQNADYDGYYLNRKVFFLGTWIRHGGRYPDWNLRLFKHKKGRYENLKTEGIRNTGDNEVHEHVILSGVSGYLKNDMLHIDFRDIYHWLERHNRYSNWEARVYLNLLNSKDESGTIGASLLGDAVQRKRFLKKLWVRLPFKPTLRFVLFYIIQLGFLDGKAGYIYGRLLSQYEYQIGVKVYELQKFKGQLNISQTSSVMPTPSIEG, from the coding sequence ATGGCATTTGCCACTTCTAAAATACCGATTTCTGTTCTAATTCCCGCCAAAAATGAAGAAGCGAACTTACCCGCTTGTTTAGAGAGTTTAAGCCGTGCGGATGAAGTTTTTGTGGTCGATTCTCAAAGTAGCGATCGCTCCGTTGAAATTGCTGAACAATACGGCGCAACTGTGGTACAGTTTCACTTTGATGGTCGCTGGCCTAAAAAGAAAAACTGGAGTCTAGAAAATCTGCCGTTTCGCCATGAATGGGTACTGATTGTTGATTGTGATGAGCGCATTCCTCCAGAACTTTGGGAGGAGATAGAAGCGGCTATTCAAAATGCCGATTATGACGGCTACTACCTCAACCGCAAAGTCTTCTTTCTCGGCACCTGGATTCGCCACGGCGGTAGGTATCCCGACTGGAATTTACGCTTGTTTAAACACAAAAAAGGCCGCTACGAAAATCTCAAAACCGAAGGAATTCGCAATACAGGTGACAACGAAGTTCACGAACACGTCATTTTATCAGGGGTTTCGGGTTACCTAAAAAATGATATGTTACATATCGACTTTCGGGACATTTATCATTGGCTAGAACGGCATAATCGCTACTCAAACTGGGAAGCCCGTGTCTATCTGAATCTGCTCAATAGCAAAGATGAATCCGGCACAATTGGTGCCAGCCTTTTGGGAGATGCCGTGCAGCGCAAGCGATTTTTAAAAAAATTATGGGTACGGCTACCTTTTAAGCCAACACTGCGGTTTGTTTTATTTTATATCATTCAACTAGGCTTTTTAGATGGAAAAGCTGGCTATATTTATGGACGCTTATTAAGTCAGTATGAGTATCAAATTGGAGTTAAAGTCTATGAGTTACAAAAGTTTAAGGGACAACTCAATATTTCCCAAACGTCATCGGTAATGCCAACCCCGTCTATTGAAGGCTGA
- a CDS encoding M48 family metallopeptidase: MPTYPGISSEAFKHPLDQQAEQALRGVPGFDLVARKFVEFLYERPQLVYLMGNSIQVGPRQYSTLYRLFRECVQDLDIHPEPTLFVEQNRQVNSYALGQEHPYVVVNTGLLDLLNEAEIRTVLAHELGHIKCGHTILIQMGIWALNAASMLSEVTLGFSNIINSGLIFAFYEWRRKAELSADRAALLVIDDLNTVLQTMMKMAGGSSQYGHECSLNEFIRQSESYQELDQDGLNQIYKFLLYNGGQGSMLSHPFPVDRVRYLREWAISEEYRQIRQGHYRRVTKEGSVDVATNYSNNEADTLRRQIDELQQEINRIKSQSKNS, translated from the coding sequence ATGCCGACCTACCCAGGTATTTCTAGCGAAGCCTTCAAACACCCTCTTGATCAACAAGCTGAACAAGCCTTACGCGGCGTACCAGGATTTGACTTGGTGGCTCGTAAGTTTGTGGAATTTCTCTACGAGCGACCTCAATTAGTTTATCTGATGGGCAATAGCATCCAGGTTGGACCTCGTCAGTATTCGACCCTTTATCGCTTATTTCGAGAATGTGTTCAAGATTTAGACATACATCCGGAGCCTACCTTATTTGTTGAGCAAAACCGTCAAGTGAATAGCTATGCCTTAGGGCAAGAACATCCTTACGTCGTGGTGAACACGGGTTTGTTGGACTTGCTGAATGAAGCCGAAATTCGTACCGTTTTAGCTCATGAATTAGGTCATATTAAATGCGGTCACACCATTTTAATTCAAATGGGAATATGGGCATTGAACGCCGCCTCTATGTTGAGTGAAGTGACACTTGGTTTCAGTAATATCATTAATAGTGGCTTAATTTTTGCCTTTTATGAATGGCGTCGTAAAGCGGAATTATCGGCTGACCGAGCTGCATTACTGGTGATAGATGATTTAAATACCGTGTTGCAGACGATGATGAAAATGGCAGGTGGAAGTTCTCAGTATGGTCATGAGTGCAGCCTTAATGAATTCATCCGTCAATCGGAAAGCTATCAAGAACTCGATCAGGATGGTCTCAATCAAATTTACAAGTTTTTACTCTATAACGGTGGTCAGGGTTCAATGCTGAGTCATCCCTTCCCGGTTGATCGGGTGCGCTACCTAAGGGAGTGGGCAATTTCAGAAGAATATCGCCAAATTCGTCAAGGTCATTATCGACGGGTGACGAAAGAAGGCTCAGTTGATGTTGCCACAAATTATTCCAACAATGAAGCTGATACTTTGCGGCGTCAAATTGACGAACTCCAACAAGAAATTAACCGCATCAAGTCTCAGTCAAAGAATTCATAA